GCAAACTGTTATAAAATACCTTTATGTGGCCATCCTGTTCTAATTCTAACGATATGTATTTTATGTCAAACTCCAGGATCAAACACAAGCGGGTGTACATATCCatgaggagaaaattttccaatttcatatttttatgatTTTCTTTGCAAAGCACATATAGCTTAATGAGGATGAAGAAGCTGTATATAAGGAGCACGTTTTTCTTCTGcatattctcctttttaatatGTACTTTTAGATTCTTCTTTATCCAAAGGGGTTCACAAAAATTGGGGGTATTATTCACCATATTTTCACCGTGCAATTTGGGATGTTCTCTTCGTGTAGCTCCTATACCCTGGGTATTCCCATCTGGTGTGGCAGCTCTTGGGTTTTCTTCCACCACGGTTAACACGGTTCCCACAGTGGGAGATTCGCAAAAATACGATTCGTCAAAAGTAAGTTTCTTCAACAAGGAGTCGTACTTAAAGAGTTCATAAATGTTATCACCATTTATCTGTTGCAGGCAGACATAGACAAATGCAAGGAGGCGACTCTTAACCAACCTGGTTCTCTTCATTATGGAAATACATCTACTCAAGAATAACTCGAAAAAGGCATCATCATCAGAGTATATTTCGTATTGATTATAAAATCCTTTGGAGGGTTCATTTTCTCGGGTCCATTTCGCATATTCTTCTTCGTCATTTGTTTCATCATCTTTTGCAAAGTTCGAAGGACAAATGATACCCTCATCATCGCATGCATGTTCCATAGGATTGGATGCTTTATTATGTGTATCTTCATCCTGGGAAGTTTCACCAGCTGAAGCAACCCCACCAGGGTGGTTATTACTCTCCGATGCTTTAATCTCCgggagcagaaaaaaaaactcctcaaCTTTGGTATTCACAGGAATGTAATCAAATATCCTTTGCCAATTatggttaataaaaaaacgaaaatatttgtaaaaaatttttattaagaCATAATTTTGATTTAttacaaaatattttacaataTCAAATGGGGTATAGTAGTACTTAAATTTCGTCCAGCTCAAAATGTAGATGTTGGAGGATTTAGATTCTGTGTTACTTTGAATGAACCCGTCGCTGCTCGTGGTTCTATTCATATTATCCTTTTCTGCCACGCTTGTAGAATCATTTATGTTTTTCTTGAAGATGTTAAAAATGTCCGACAGTTTATTCTTAttattgtaatttttatCGTTGGTGGAATTTAAATTGGGGGTTCCGTCTTGTCCCCCTTTTGTGTCACAATCGGATtcgttccttcctctccGTCTTTCTCGATCCAGAAGTTTCATAAGATAGTTGTACATTTTATACTTATAAATCTGCCGCAATATTTCCTTTCTGTACATCTTCAATTtcgtttttacattttcgtttttctctaCAGACTCAAAGTTTTCTCTGAGCCAATTGTAGTCTACGTCGTGCAGAAAGGTACTATGaggaattttcctcttcacctGTTCATTACTTCTTCTCACTGAGTTGGATGATGAGATGCTTTCTCCCCCTCTTCCCACGCTTTCATCCACGTTGCTACCCTGATGAACATTACTGCTGCTATCAGATCCACTTAGATCTGCTTGGTCGATTGAAAATCCCCATATCTCGCTGATTCGCTTTTCGTCTTCCTCATTATTGTCACTGTCCATGTTCGCATTGTCCCCATCGCTTTCGTCTTTAAAATGTTTCCCGTTGGAAGGTTGTGATGTGTGCCTATTCATTTGCCTAGTGACCTGTCCACCCTTGCCGGAACACTTGGGTTCCTTTCTTCGGCGCTTCTTTACCTTATTTCTTAACATGCTCGTGAGGAAGTGTCTCTCTTCATCGGTGTGGTGACCTTCAGCAATGTCGAACTCATCGTTGATGTCGAACCCATCGTTGATGTCAAACACATCGTCCGTGTCGCGCCCATCGTTACTCTCGTCGGAGGTTAGTATCACATCACTGGCCGACTGAGCCTCATCCAACAGGTACAGCACAACTCGAAGGGAAACGCACAACACAGTTTTCAACTTCAACATCTGTACGTTTATGTCTACATGCTGCATCGAGTTTTCACTACGTACCTTTTTCACCTTGTAATATTTATTCACATATTTCGAAGTGATCTCTCTATCGCCTGATTCGTTCAGGAGATAAAACATGTTGTGGTAATTattgttttcctcctttttgttaAGATTCGTGAGAACATATCTGTACTGGCCGATTCCGTTGTTTTTCAAATTGAGTAATTCTATTATGTTGGGGTCGTCTTCATCTCTGAAAAGAAACGGATCATACGTCACGGCTCTCTCCAGGAAGTCAAAAAGGTTCTTAATTTTGAAGAGGCACTGCAAGGGGAagggccaaaaaaaaaaaaaaaaaaaacattcgcAAGGATGTGGATATGTTTGTGAAAGAGTAACATCTTGGATAGGATAGCGGCACTTCCACAAGTATgtagggagaaaaaaaggagtatatatatataacaataTTAAATGATTACATATAGATGTGCAGTGTACACGATGAAGAAGGAGTCAGAAGATGTGGGAGCATCAACGTGTGCAAAAAGGAGTTAACCCTTTGTTTTGCCTTCGCGGGATATGTTAGTAACGCCCCAATGGGATGATGAAACTACCTACCTGGAAATCGCTTAGGGGTGCCTCGAAATACCTTCCCCCGTAGTCATAAACGGAGTAAACGAAGAGTTGATGCAAAGACGACATGCCATTCTGCTCAGCTGCCAACAGGCCATCGTGgtagttataaaaaaataaatgaattaaaaattcaGACATGTTCAGAAATTTTACTTTATACAAAATTACATTAAAATCGTCTTCTGCATTTTCCAGCATCACATAATAGTCATCTAAACTGCACAGATATAAGTTGCTACATGCCTGTACATTATCCGATAgacctttattttttgttatatcttttaaaaaatccaTGTTCAGGAAGCCCTTTTCAGAGGCGTCCTCACTTAATCCAttcataaatatttttcttttattttgattTATGTCGTGTATGTCTAGGTATGCTCTTAGGTTTAGAAACTCTTCCCTCCTTCGTTCTCCGTCTCTGTCGTCTGGAGAGCCCGTCCAATTTTGCTCATTTGTGAGACATCCCATCCCAGATAACCTATTGTTCAAAATTTGAATTGTCTCTCCATACAGGGAGTAAATCTCATCGTCTAGGTTTACCATGTCCGTGTTGGTGTGCACACCCTGTAGGTTCACAGAGCACATGTGCATACTGTGACTTTTAATTAAATGCTCATTGATGTCGTACAGGAGGGAGTTATTGTTGAGCTTGTCTTGATAAAGGAAGggcaagaagaaaattttttctatctccTTGCAGTACATATTTAACATGCTTGTGGCGCTCTTCACGAGTGAGGTATACTTGTTATGGCCCCCACTCTCCTCTACGTCGGGGAGGAAGCGCTCGCTGTATGTTAACAGCAGGGTATTGTCCTCACACATATGAAGGGAGGAAATTCTGTTAACCTTGTCTGCATTGTTAGATACGTGACTCGATGTACATTCCTCCACTTCGTGCAagtttctatttttaaaatatttcatgacGCTTGCTTTATTCTTGTCCAAGTATTTAAACAATTTGTATTTGTtcatcttttcttccttttggtaAATAACCAGTTCATTTGTGCTAAAGAGCACTACAATGTAGCTGTCGTTAAAATCGATGCAACTAATATATTTTGCTTTATCATCCTCCAGGTTGACTCCAGGGGGGATACTCAAATGGATTTGCTCCAATTGCTTACTCGAAATGTTGTATATAATTGTATAGACTTCCTTCCCCTGTTCGTCATCACAGTGGGCAATAATTAGGGTGTCCTCATTTTTTACCTTAAAATAATACACttggtttcctttttcgaagTGAAAATGTTCGATCTGCTTTGAGGAAATGCCGACGTTCAGACACTCCTCGACATCTGTTGCctttagtaaaaaaaaaaaaaaaaaaaaaaaaatagtgacATGTGTCAAGGGGTGAATCGTCCACATGGTGACATGGTGAAGGGGGATCCACCTATGTTTATATGACTGATCCATGAACAAATCATATGTTGTTGAATCGCGCCTATACGTAGCCGTCCTGTTCGAGTGGGATAATTAACTAACATGGCGCTATTCTCCTCACTACGGGAAtcacccccctttttgtggCGTCTTACCCATAGTACCCCATTTCGGTCGACAAAGTAAATGGAACCCTGATATACCCAGAAGAAAAGGGCACTTGATGAGAGGTCATGTTTCCTCAACAATCTTATTTCGTTTAACTGCTTGTTTTTATCAATGCGTTCGAATATCTGCACGGAAATGTTATTATTCCTCTGCAGTACGAGCACGTCTGATTCACCAATGCACACGCatttgtcaattttgtgGGAACCTGCGTTCGGGGTGGGAGGGTAAAGGTGAAACTTTTGTGGGCAACTATCCACGAAGAATGTTCATCAAGCGTGATGCTAACTACGTTCTGCTGCTCCTGGgggagggagaaagaaaatccTCCATTTATTTGCCTTTTCAAGTCTCTGCTTGAATTCTTCCAAGTATGGAATGAATAATAGCCCTAATTGTGGCTCCCCTCTCATATGGGCACCGTCCCCAGAGCTCTCGCTGTCTCCTTACTGTTGTGCCGGAACACCCTCCAGGTGTTGCTTCGCCGGATACAAATGAATATGTGCTTTTCCAAAGAAATAGTGACTGTGTCTCCATACTTGGACACGGTTCTTCTGTCGAAGCAACATCCCTTTCGAGCATTTTCCGTTCGTCCTATGTTCCGAATGGCCTTACTTTTCTCATAAAAGACATTCAAGTCGCGCGCAAAATCGCGCACGTTGATTTCTAATACTTTATCAATTTTGATCATTTTGCACTGTGTGGTGGGAAGAGGAATGATTCGTTCCTCTGCAGTAGAGCCGCTCGGAATACTGCTCGACAGTGGAATAATCCCACTGGTGCTACTTCACTTAATCATACTCTTTAGAAATGTTCGAAATTTCCCATCGACGACTTCTTCTAAAGTAAACACTGAGAAGAAGGGGCCTTCCACTTGGTTCCCTTATCGTACATGcatgaatatatatgcatacataaatGCTTGAATCTAAAtaacccccctccccctaagGTTAGCCAACATTCATGTGCACTCAGGGGGACATCGTTAACTTAGGCTCGAGCTCGCAAAGGTAACGGGACATGCAAGAGCTACGTCGGCTGGTACATGCACGAGTTAACCTTACCAAGAGAAGTTAAAAAACTTACTCAcataaaggagggaaaaaaaaaaaaaaaaaaaatacaatgcCAACCGAAATAGGCATGAAAAGAATAAGGCTCAGCGTGAAACAAGCATAAAACAGGCACCTTacaaatggaatgaaagcggaaaataaaaaaaaaaaaaaaaaataaaaaaaaaaaactgcacgctcacatttttattttgtcgaCAAATAACTTTTGCTTGCGCGAAATAAGAACCGACTTAGCATGAAAAAAGCGTTGTGCGTGCCTTTactgtttcccttttttttaacccattGGGCAACAGAGTGAAGCTTCTTTTTAATGAAATACTAATACAGCACCTttggaggaattttttttttttttttttttttttttattttcccatttctaCACATCTGTTTTGATCATTACACGGGTGAATTCTGAAACGAtgtatttcccccccattGTCGTTTCCCCAATCTTCTACCCCTTTGCAGAAGGGGCCATTTCCGAAATTATCAAAATTTGTTTGACACAGGGGAGACGAAAGGTTTGCATAAATTTTCTCCCAGCGGTTAGTCCATTTTAAGCGCTTTTATATTCACTGTAGAGACACATGTGTTGATTGGTTTacggagggaagaaaaactcTCCCACATGAGTGGAGATGGTCCACCACAAACACACGCAAATAGGAGAAAAATTTGGACGCGGATGCTCCCCAATAGAATAATCACGTTGTGGTCCCCCGAAGGCAAACTGCAATCCATTTTGCCCATCCGACGACgctcttcttttcattttcagtAGCTAACGCGTAAGTGGACTTATTTACATTTTGCCGCTCAAAAGttggaataaaaaacaaaggtaaaaaaacaaaaatgacgaATAGTgggtggaggaaaaaaaattaaatgataaaaaatgccCATAGTGTGCTGGTATGGCAAGGTAGAATAATAAAGtatacaataaaaaaaaaaaaaaaaaaaaaagtgaaattaaaaaggtttTAATTTGTCTATACACGAATGGGAGGAAATCGCACTGCGTAGTAGTGTGTAAGAATACATGCACACAATGAGGGTGATCAAAGTATAATTAATAATGGaaactccttttctttaattctGTGAATGAATTAATTATACAATTGTTGTAGGGGAGAAGTAAAGAAGGGAGGGGGAGGCAAACATAGCATTATGATATACCTGCACATTTTGTCAAACATGCATGCAGTGTTGTCAGGGGCGtactaatatatatatgtaatcgCATTACGCACGCACCACTTGTACGTACAACGTTCACCGTATGTAGCACTTCCCCCCGCGCACCTGCCACGCGTGGATGAAATAACCGTAAAAcgatgaaaaggagaaaggttAATTAAAACTGAAAGTAAAAGTGAAACTGAAactaaaattaataaaaattataattataattataattataattataatgAGAATTACAATGAGAATTACAATGAGAATTACAATGAGAATAACAATGAGAAGGATATAAACCAATGAAATGTCAAATTTCGCAGCCAAagattaaaaataaggtaaaaTGCTCGTGCCCGCATGCTGCAAGAAAGGGGGGGGTCACTGGGCTTATGCTATTTTCATTCCCATTTGAGGCTTCGACTGGGATGGGGCATGGTGTTCTCCTGCGGGGTGAAAGGGAGAGGGACAAATGGGACAATGTTAACCTCGTACGGGTAGGCAACCATAGCAACACGCACACAAAAAGGAATCGCAAAAGGATGTGTACCCTCCTTCAAAGAAGTACTtctacacatatgtacatatacatacacagcGCAAATGGGGGTAGATAAgttgaaagaagaaggtacTCACCTATAATGATGGCGAACTGCTTGTTCTTCCAATTTATCGTGTCGTCATTGGACCTCCAAATCCTCTGTCCGTTTTCAAACTCGAAGAATGTGATTTTGTCGAATATGTACTTGGGCAGGAGGGTCCTTTTCCTTATCCTGTTCTTGATATCCAGCATGTTATCATTTGGCTacggggaaggaagaagaaacgtaaaaaggagggggggggagtatATGCAGAAGTAAGTAGCAGAACGCTGAGACCCATAACGCAGATATgcataattatatttatgtgtttGTTTGCGTTGGTGAAGCAATTCCCTACATCAACGAGAACGTCAAAACTGTAGCCGAAAACTTCCTTCGAAGGTGTCTGGTTGAAAACGTGAATTATctaaaaggggaaggtgaaaaggaaaagaggaaattagCGGAGGGGAGATAACATGGTGGTGCAAGTGCTGGTACAAATGGAGGTATAAATGGACGTATAAATGGAGGTGCtatgttttcccccttttggtaTTCCCGCATTTTAGCTCGCGCAAAATGAAGCGGTCAAAAAACTGGTTAAATTGTAAACAGAAagaatgttcattttttcccctgatGCATGGAGTTGCCTGTCGGGGGCGCTCACCTTCAGCTGATCCGTTTCTATCAAATGCTTCTGCTCGTCGGTAAAATCAGGCTCCATCCTGAGCGGAGTGACATAGACATTTTTGATATGGTTCGTTTTGACAAAATCCATTTGTATGAGCTGTTCATCATTGTTCAGATATTTAATCTTGGGGCCGAAGGTAAAGAGCAATCTAAATTTTTGCTTCACGtctattcctctttttttcaggTAGGGATTAATTTCTAATTTAATTTTGTCGATTAAATCTTGCACCGTTGTGTAATTGTTGGAGAAATAGGGTTTGTTTCCCATGGTGCTACTGGACCTGTCTGACATGGACGATCCTGAAGCCTCACTGCTAGAGTCTTGATCCCCTTGGAaggaattttcttcctctttatttttattaggTAGGCTTTTCTTAAGCTTAATATGGCCTGTAAATGCCGCAACGGACTGTACATTCGCGTTGAACAAGTGAACTACATAATGGAAATATTTGGGGGAATCTTCCGGGTAGAGTCTCGTGAAGTATTTGTaatgaaatggaagaagagacAAACAAAAGGTTTTCTGTTCGGTGAGTGAGTTATGCTCTAATGCTATGGCATGTTGTTTTATTAGCGTTTCAAATGGCATGGGTCCATACGTGGAGCTActatttttttggtaattttcACCATCCGAATCGGAATTAGAGGTAAAGGAATCAATATTGTAAGGGTTAAAATTTATAGGGCTATTTAACGGCGGGTACGGAAAAATCAGCACATGTGTAGGGTCCACATTCATTCGGTAGCAGACATGTTTAAAGATCTGTTTCGTGGGACATCTTATGTCAATATCCAAATCGATTTTacataattccttttttaaaaatataaaattagaATCAATATAATTcaaacaacttttttttaaattcctttttaaaacaacTCCTGCACAATTCCTATATTTCCCAAGCTGATAAATGGGATCATATAATTTAAATCTGAATCTgtttacatatatttttctctccacaAAATCTAGATAGTCGCATATGACATAAAAGGGCAGAATGGGTTCTTCCTTGTCTTTCACTCCACCACACTTTTTGATAATTCTGCTTCtcctgttttttctcctcctgttCGCTTGGCTTCTCCCGCTTCCCAGGGGAACATTACTGCTCATGATGCTGTCATTGGCGGGTTCACTGCTGTGGGCGTTGCCGGATGGATCGTTTGAAACCATCAGATTGGGGGTCCCCACCTTTGATGACACCCCAATTACGTTTTCTGCTTCCGCACTCACGTTCTCGTTAGATCCCATCACATTCATACTGTTTAtgctgttcatattttcctgTAGCAGGGCCCTGCTCCTGTCGTTCATGTGCGCCTCGGTAGCCTCATCATTGTCAGTGTCCTCGCAAGTTACATTCTGTGCACCACCATCCCCTCTGTTCTTATGATAAGAATAAATGCTATCGCTCACGTGTTCATCGTCCATGCGTATCGTACCATCAGGTGtttgttttccctcctttttgcaGCTCTTGCTTCTGTTAATTTGTTCACCGCTTGACTCTCCTACGTGTGATACCTTGTCTGTGTTATTCCTTCGGTGGTCCCCCTCTTTTATGAAGTTATGACCTAACTGATCTACCTTGGGGGGTATTCCTATGCCTTTAGAATTTTCACTCTCCTGGCTCTTACTACAACGACTACCGTCATTGCTTGCCTCCTTAATATGGCCCCCGTGTTTGCGACCAGATTCTTCCGTTTTGATCTTGGATCTTCCGCTCTGGCCTGAGTGGCCACCAGAATTCGCATAATTGTCTACTTCTGTTGTTGCCTTGGAATGAGCCATATCAACATACGCTTCAATCTTTTCATCATCCGAATTtaagttaaaaatatttcctttatattGATCACTGTTTATGGGAGCGGCCGAAGGATCCACATTATTATGTATCCTCATTTCGGTTGaggtagccattttttttttttttttttttttttttttttttcgtttcttcttATGATCATATATTTCGTTTGTGTACACAGATTCTAATGACTCCTCCGCGTTGAACATGTAGTAGGCCGTGCTCTCCGATGTGTACGTCAGATCGGAGTTAGCCGAGGAGCAAAACGATATTTCGGAATCGTTCCTGGCGATTAAATCGTTTGAAATGTTATTCTCGTTGGAAGAATTAAAGTTGACGCTGGGTACTCGCAAATTGCTATTATATCGATAATCGTTCCTAAGATCACTGTTGCTGATTGCTGAggtgtttttcccctttgttaTTCTTTCCCCTAACGCGGTGTTACTATTGGAGGTGCATTTATACAGCAATTCGTTTGCTTCACCCTCATCGTTTTTACCTGTGTTAATCGTCAAGTTGGCTATTCCGTTTTCAGCATATCCATTGGTgcaatttaatttttgtaaGGAACCCTTCATCACTGCTTCGtcgcagtttttttttttcttcttctttttggcttcttccttttgtatACTACCTTTCTGAGGCactcttttttcatcatccGTGGAGAGATCCGAAGTGGGAGGAGAGTAGAATGGGTACTGATAATCCCTACAAATATTTACACACTCATTGTTATAAATATTAGGTGggtgtttcttcttccttttaaaaattagTTTTTTGTTGTTAAGAGAAGCTTCCTTCACGGACATCAACATGTTTTTACTTAACAAGCAGTAGTCATAGTTCATTCCgttcttttcaaatttggTACTTAACTTTTTCAGACAGAGGTACAGATTCATCACTTCTTGGCTGTTCAGATTTTCTTTCGTCATATTTAGTGCATTGAAGTTTGCGTTTTCAACATCATCCATGTTTTCGTCCATTACCTGTGTGTTGTCCTTTATTTCGTCCATGTTCAGCGGAAGGGGGGGATCTGCACGGTGTGCGTGCTTTCCATCATCTGTGTGCTGTGTATAGAGGGATCGGTGTACTCCCTGCACAGGATTCTCCAATGAACGATAGTAATTCAAACTTTTGTCATTTTGGTCCTTCTCCCTATCTGCCTCAGATTGACCCAATTGGGGGGTGCCTTCCGTTCTGTCAGATGCTACTTGAATCTTTCCTGAGTTCTCCTTTTCTGTCTCCTCGCTACGTCGAAAAATCTTTCCATCATTCTGATCCTCTGCGTAGGCGAAGTAATTTTCCTGCTGCATACGGTTTGGAGTGGCAAAGTCGAGATTAGCATCCACCTGGACTGGCACTTCAGATTCCGTCTCctttttcgtcttcttttttctcagaTTGGAATTGGATCCaatcaaaaaatattcatcatTGAGAAGGTCCTTTTTGGAATGTTCATCAGAGCCCCCATGCGGGTTCGAAACTCCTGTTCCTATCACGGGTGGGAAGGCACAGTCACCGGAATCAGACCCCACTGAAGGCACCTTGTAGTAaactccatttttattactAACAATGTAACAACAgttctgcattttttcaatgagtttttttttcctgtacaaAATTTTACTGAATACGTCTGCATTAAAAAACAGATCATAGGTGATTTGATTCTCTTCTGTGAGAAAAAGATCCTCCTTCCTTGTGCCCAAGCGgaggataaaattttttttcttttccaattCTGCGTTACTCAAGAAGTTAAAGATTAGGATGTCCCCCGGAACCATTTTATTATGagcgataattttttttgacttTATTAAGTTacacttatttttatattcaatgaaaattttaaaattcagAGGGTCGTCTACATAGTAgtattcttcctcttcattcaGGTAATTCCTCCAGAGCTCATAATTATAGTTGGTAATGTAACCCTTTTTCATTgcctttaatattttttggatAATTACTGATTCTAACTCCTTGGGCTTGAGGTACACATCGCAGTACATGATGTCCAGACAGATAAGGGCCGTATcaccaattttttcttctgcgtagatatcaaaatatttaaaaaaaaataaaacgttcttattttttgtacTCGAATTACTTTTTCGAATAGatgtttttttgttatagGGCAAATATAATATGTCTATGGTTGGGAATAGATCGTTGGATtctttgttcgttttttttagaaGTTCGTAGAGATACAGTTGACTGTTGACCTTCATATCAAGGGGGAAGTAGCGGTACACATCATTCGTGGGAAGTAACACGTAGAAacatttcttctcctttacaTAACCATTCGATGACGAGGAAGAGGCAGAGGAGTAAGAGTCCTCTTCCCCTGAGTGGGACAaataggaggaagaataatAAGACGAATTGTTTGACGAAGAGAAACTTTTCATTCTAGATTTATTCACGTTGGACGATCTCCTCTTCGAtctttcattcttcttcctgGATAAATATTTAAGGTATTTATCTATCGACTTTGTGCTGCAGCATGAGGGAACTGAAGATACGGTAGAAATTGAACCATCCGAAGGACAGCTCTGCGAAGGAAGCTCCTCAGAGGACTTGTCACACGCGTCATTTAGGTCGAGGGATCCCTCCTCTGGGGTAGTACACTCTGCGCTAAAACCGCTCTTGCTTACTCCCTTTTTCGACCCATCCCTTCGAGCACCCTTCTCCTGAATGCACTCGTTCCACTTCTTTtcgtgcctttttttctcccgtgATATTCCGTGTTCAGATCGGCTGCGTCCATTTCCATCGCTACTTTCGCGATCGTTCCGGCTGGATGTAGCTCCCGCTTTGTCACGTTCTCCTTTTGAAATTCTCTCTCCCTCGACATGCTTGCCCAGGAGAGCTTGACGGTATGGGTCTCCACCTTCTCCGGGGGATTCCGATTTGAGTAACATGGACCTGGATTGGTCCCCCACGGGGCGATTGTCCCTCAAGCTGGGGGGGGGCTTTTCCACCTTCTCCATTTTAGCCTTCTTTGACTGGTGCAACAGATAATCCGCGCGCTTCTTCCTCTTGCAGAGGTAAATCTTCTTTATGATTTTCAGAATTTTAGAGAAGGTTTCCAAAACGGTTTTATTCCTATCAAATTTAATGTTGAAGAGAGACGGAATGCCAACTGGCGGTAGGTCACTGAACGACTTGTATAGATAAGAGTACTTGTCGAAGACTCTAATTTTTACATATTGTAATATTTCTTGTTTCAGTTTCGTTCTCCTTCTGTTGATAATTTCTTC
The Plasmodium knowlesi strain H genome assembly, chromosome: 2 DNA segment above includes these coding regions:
- a CDS encoding ubiquitin carboxyl-terminal hydrolase, putative, whose product is MYNSNDDEEENYSRNRRSNSSDSGNGDENGMLNDPINTYNHYNNFNRFHEQNMQACKIDEIYVDDSYDENGSYVQKGENLSDKNHFEISKNVNFDGPYSHKNLREVTENEVELVVDNFFDRIRSNEDVYSEWKVCPNFIFRLLFIAKSRSNNYMYPVASSFIEAIAKDDWVPDWGFSTVQYYIILINLADYRKSYYKIDHFSFSHLNTDRGWHNFVPFEKLREPGFINENGQIVLRAGVFPLGSESFKNSRDINYDSKSRTGFVGLQNHGATCYMNALLQLLYHINIFRKAVCMMIFNIENIIGEKTLEFFKKKFEKKKRRKKLCLNGDTAKMTVEGEQVDSKKAMNRKKKKTKFERVESSDSEQYKGTSPMRMVPYTPSDNNGEEGNPYGDQHKRDGVHHDMRMQGGHFGGSENISNPDESELYKMEKHNDKNRVKNDMKNEDLGMRHLRSDDNDNRSNTSGHLRHSKEEPLGAPHNAALADGSPFSGSPLMERPYDHLHQLQADKVENVKEKKTISEYQQMYAPHEEVNNNEGEGYRRSKVVNIGRINSNDISKIPNIPGVGGNEYEIKNNKKHAYVHNSSSDPSIDTGGVQNNISNNDSGEVYYDNSLYKSEGYNNEMVMTGNCKKNKKKGMVYESKKNLKKKKKIFKYGNERKVEEAENNDHVMSPFSSSDNMSNISTLSKEKKKKKFASNNNFHLTRSDSVKKENDSSVNNAVGYSEGEEGPVPRNGESSPSGSLHCSGAKGDGNVYGSAEDNYCTDDQQDETHGALRGEEDGSYSDSDMSVLSITSSGSSSYVSCSSTSSSYYHKKKRKTKYDKSKEIDYKNILLEEENEKKNILPTSLALQNLFYKLHCMNDAVSCKELIRSFGWDASDVFTQQDTHELLKLLLDKVEEQMKGTVVEGSVKKMFEGEVETYIECLDIDYKSVRKETYEDIQLDVQGCNNIYESLDKAIEAEVLEGDNIYETDGYGKQKAKKGMRFLSFPNICIFLLKRFTFDLQRMETVKLNNRFEFYKELDLSKYCKNGGEYVLQAVSVHQGNMNSGHYYSFSYKHNENFWLKCDDDKIFRVSEYSVINDNFGGYDINMETDLYDFDIADKIKQRMKHYSAYMLVYVKKSLIPKLIKECDPAVVNPQVVKRCRMEEIINRRRTKLKQEILQYVKIRVFDKYSYLYKSFSDLPPVGIPSLFNIKFDRNKTVLETFSKILKIIKKIYLCKRKKRADYLLHQSKKAKMEKVEKPPPSLRDNRPVGDQSRSMLLKSESPGEGGDPYRQALLGKHVEGERISKGERDKAGATSSRNDRESSDGNGRSRSEHGISREKKRHEKKWNECIQEKGARRDGSKKGVSKSGFSAECTTPEEGSLDLNDACDKSSEELPSQSCPSDGSISTVSSVPSCCSTKSIDKYLKYLSRKKNERSKRRSSNVNKSRMKSFSSSNNSSYYSSSYLSHSGEEDSYSSASSSSSNGYVKEKKCFYVLLPTNDVYRYFPLDMKVNSQLYLYELLKKTNKESNDLFPTIDILYLPYNKKTSIRKSNSSTKNKNVLFFFKYFDIYAEEKIGDTALICLDIMYCDVYLKPKELESVIIQKILKAMKKGYITNYNYELWRNYLNEEEEYYYVDDPLNFKIFIEYKNKCNLIKSKKIIAHNKMVPGDILIFNFLSNAELEKKKNFILRLGTRKEDLFLTEENQITYDLFFNADVFSKILYRKKKLIEKMQNCCYIVSNKNGVYYKVPSVGSDSGDCAFPPVIGTGVSNPHGGSDEHSKKDLLNDEYFLIGSNSNLRKKKTKKETESEVPVQVDANLDFATPNRMQQENYFAYAEDQNDGKIFRRSEETEKENSGKIQVASDRTEGTPQLGQSEADREKDQNDKSLNYYRSLENPVQGVHRSLYTQHTDDGKHAHRADPPLPLNMDEIKDNTQVMDENMDDVENANFNALNMTKENLNSQEVMNLYLCLKKLSTKFEKNGMNYDYCLLSKNMLMSVKEASLNNKKLIFKRKKKHPPNIYNNECVNICRDYQYPFYSPPTSDLSTDDEKRVPQKGSIQKEEAKKKKKKKNCDEAVMKGSLQKLNCTNGYAENGIANLTINTGKNDEGEANELLYKCTSNSNTALGERITKGKNTSAISNSDLRNDYRYNSNLRVPSVNFNSSNENNISNDLIARNDSEISFCSSANSDLTYTSESTAYYMFNAEESLESVYTNEIYDHKKKRKKKKKKKKKKMATSTEMRIHNNVDPSAAPINSDQYKGNIFNLNSDDEKIEAYVDMAHSKATTEVDNYANSGGHSGQSGRSKIKTEESGRKHGGHIKEASNDGSRCSKSQESENSKGIGIPPKVDQLGHNFIKEGDHRRNNTDKVSHVGESSGEQINRSKSCKKEGKQTPDGTIRMDDEHVSDSIYSYHKNRGDGGAQNVTCEDTDNDEATEAHMNDRSRALLQENMNSINSMNVMGSNENVSAEAENVIGVSSKVGTPNLMVSNDPSGNAHSSEPANDSIMSSNVPLGSGRSQANRRRKNRRSRIIKKCGGVKDKEEPILPFYVICDYLDFVERKIYVNRFRFKLYDPIYQLGKYRNCAGVVLKRNLKKSCLNYIDSNFIFLKKELCKIDLDIDIRCPTKQIFKHVCYRMNVDPTHVLIFPYPPLNSPINFNPYNIDSFTSNSDSDGENYQKNSSSTYGPMPFETLIKQHAIALEHNSLTEQKTFCLSLLPFHYKYFTRLYPEDSPKYFHYVVHLFNANVQSVAAFTGHIKLKKSLPNKNKEEENSFQGDQDSSSEASGSSMSDRSSSTMGNKPYFSNNYTTVQDLIDKIKLEINPYLKKRGIDVKQKFRLLFTFGPKIKYLNNDEQLIQMDFVKTNHIKNVYVTPLRMEPDFTDEQKHLIETDQLKIIHVFNQTPSKEVFGYSFDVLVDPNDNMLDIKNRIRKRTLLPKYIFDKITFFEFENGQRIWRSNDDTINWKNKQFAIIIGEHHAPSQSKPQMGMKIA